One window of the Anabaena sphaerica FACHB-251 genome contains the following:
- a CDS encoding cofactor assembly of complex C subunit B has translation MDTAIVPSTFLLTLLLSVGLFFFIRASTKDRTEKAQLVSEQDEASLMTQLKEYFRSRSYRVTSVDQEKNQVTFEGFVRPSWFLAIFLTVLAAVGFACLSLVLAQLSSSQSPFLLSLVLLSPLSGIFYWQKAGRIEKVSLTMDSIQNEQHSSSIITVIAHRDELAELQRVLQLKMVD, from the coding sequence ATGGATACTGCTATTGTGCCATCTACTTTCCTGCTAACTTTGTTGTTATCGGTGGGACTGTTTTTCTTTATCCGCGCTTCTACTAAAGACCGCACAGAAAAAGCGCAATTAGTATCTGAGCAAGATGAAGCTAGTTTGATGACTCAACTCAAGGAGTATTTTCGCTCCCGCTCCTACCGTGTTACATCTGTAGACCAAGAAAAAAACCAAGTCACTTTTGAAGGGTTTGTCAGACCTAGCTGGTTTTTAGCTATCTTTTTAACTGTTTTAGCAGCCGTTGGTTTTGCTTGTCTATCTCTGGTTTTAGCTCAACTTTCTTCGAGTCAAAGTCCGTTTTTACTGTCCTTAGTCCTGTTATCTCCCTTGAGTGGTATATTTTATTGGCAAAAAGCTGGGAGAATTGAGAAAGTGTCACTCACAATGGATTCTATCCAAAATGAACAACACTCCTCAAGTATCATCACTGTTATTGCCCATCGAGATGAACTCGCTGAGTTACAGAGGGTTTTACAGTTAAAGATGGTTGATTGA
- a CDS encoding DUF3155 domain-containing protein, with the protein MARRRKRKSRRRQEGRRILEHVPQYSIESGEDKPVTAARKFIQAEGILPPALLLVKRNEHTTDRYFWAEKGLFGAQYVEENHFLFPSLRVLEAPAGQELVAVATR; encoded by the coding sequence TTGGCAAGGAGACGTAAACGGAAAAGTCGTCGTCGTCAAGAAGGACGACGGATTTTAGAACACGTGCCTCAATACAGCATCGAAAGTGGCGAAGATAAACCTGTGACAGCAGCGAGAAAATTTATTCAAGCTGAAGGTATTTTGCCTCCTGCCTTGCTACTTGTAAAACGGAACGAACACACCACAGACCGTTATTTCTGGGCGGAAAAAGGTCTGTTTGGCGCTCAATACGTAGAAGAAAATCATTTCTTGTTTCCCAGTCTGAGGGTCTTGGAAGCTCCCGCTGGTCAAGAATTAGTGGCGGTGGCTACTCGTTAA
- a CDS encoding S-layer homology domain-containing protein, whose protein sequence is MFTLNRLQSNTALFMALSVTVGTVAPLMTSAPSLAQTSFSDVSSNYWASQFIQQLSQRGVIAGFPDGTFRPEEPVTRAQFAAMINKAFSKSAQRQPINFNDVPSNYWAYSAIRQAYTIGFLSGYPGNVFRPNQAIPREQVLVSLANGLEYAAGGNVESTLQYYNDSGSISGYARTPIAAATERKIVVNYPNVKFLNPSVTATRAQVAAFIYQALVSANQAAAINSPYVVSLQTTPPPVTTVTIPQGTIIPVKYEKAAKILVTKDETAPLTLTTSQSVITQDGTVVIPAGSQVIGELKPAQGGSQFVAQKLILTNGKEYNLIATSDVITKTETVRKGTSTTSIIKNTVLGAGAAAAVSAVTGDRAIATEEILGGAGIGALIGLFFGRNSVDLIAIEPNTDLEMTINQNLLISLQ, encoded by the coding sequence ATGTTTACTTTAAATCGCTTGCAATCAAACACAGCCCTATTTATGGCTTTAAGTGTCACAGTCGGTACTGTAGCACCTTTAATGACATCTGCGCCATCCTTAGCACAAACGAGTTTTTCTGATGTTTCATCTAACTACTGGGCATCACAATTTATTCAACAATTATCACAACGGGGTGTAATTGCGGGATTTCCTGATGGTACATTTCGTCCAGAAGAACCGGTGACACGCGCTCAGTTTGCTGCAATGATTAACAAGGCTTTTAGCAAGTCTGCACAACGGCAACCAATCAATTTTAATGATGTACCCAGTAATTATTGGGCATACAGCGCCATTAGACAAGCTTACACTATCGGTTTCTTATCTGGATATCCAGGCAATGTCTTTAGACCTAACCAAGCTATTCCCCGTGAACAAGTTTTAGTTTCCCTGGCTAACGGTTTGGAATATGCTGCTGGTGGTAATGTTGAAAGCACTCTACAATACTACAACGATTCTGGCAGTATCTCCGGCTATGCCCGCACTCCCATTGCTGCGGCCACTGAGAGAAAAATTGTAGTCAACTATCCTAATGTTAAGTTTCTCAATCCCAGTGTGACTGCTACTAGAGCGCAGGTAGCGGCTTTTATTTATCAAGCCTTGGTTAGTGCTAATCAAGCTGCTGCAATTAACTCACCTTATGTTGTCTCTCTTCAAACCACTCCACCACCAGTCACAACTGTTACTATTCCTCAAGGGACTATTATTCCTGTGAAGTATGAAAAGGCAGCAAAAATTCTGGTAACTAAAGATGAAACTGCTCCTTTAACTTTGACAACATCACAAAGTGTAATTACCCAAGATGGAACAGTGGTTATTCCTGCTGGTAGTCAGGTGATCGGTGAACTCAAACCTGCTCAAGGTGGTTCTCAGTTTGTGGCTCAAAAATTAATTTTGACCAATGGTAAAGAATATAACCTTATTGCCACTTCTGATGTGATTACCAAAACTGAAACTGTGAGAAAAGGCACTAGCACCACTTCAATTATCAAAAATACCGTATTAGGAGCAGGAGCAGCTGCCGCAGTATCTGCGGTGACAGGCGATCGCGCTATTGCTACAGAAGAAATTCTCGGAGGTGCTGGTATTGGGGCGCTGATTGGTCTTTTCTTTGGTAGGAATAGTGTTGATTTAATTGCTATTGAACCCAATACAGATTTAGAAATGACAATTAACCAAAATTTGTTAATTTCTCTGCAATAG
- a CDS encoding conjugal transfer protein TrbI, which yields MSSLIRWQSNTAALMAIAITTGAVTPLFTFAPAQAQFNINQSRTITIPVNVTLPVTYEKEKVIVNPGERLPLTLRIANDVIDSNRNVLIPARTEVVGELEPVNLNSGYDNENKKGVRFVARELVFSSGKRQQINANSRTISETQRISQGSDTGRVLTDAAIGAGAATVISLLTGNKKIEVLEPVGGAAAGALASVLLRKKQVDVFVLRPEDDLDITLVSNLVLSRN from the coding sequence ATACGTTGGCAATCTAACACAGCTGCACTAATGGCAATAGCTATTACTACAGGTGCAGTTACCCCTTTATTTACCTTTGCTCCTGCTCAAGCACAATTCAATATAAATCAATCTCGAACAATTACTATTCCGGTAAATGTCACCTTGCCTGTTACTTATGAAAAAGAGAAAGTAATTGTTAATCCTGGAGAAAGATTACCTCTGACTCTGAGAATAGCTAACGATGTTATCGACAGCAACAGAAATGTGTTGATTCCTGCCAGAACAGAAGTTGTGGGAGAGTTAGAACCAGTCAATCTCAATAGTGGTTATGACAATGAAAATAAAAAAGGTGTCCGCTTTGTAGCACGAGAATTAGTGTTTAGTTCCGGGAAGCGGCAGCAGATTAATGCTAATTCTCGTACTATCTCTGAAACTCAAAGAATCTCTCAGGGCAGCGATACAGGACGGGTATTAACTGATGCGGCAATTGGTGCTGGTGCTGCTACTGTAATTTCATTACTCACAGGTAACAAGAAAATTGAAGTCTTAGAACCTGTTGGTGGTGCAGCTGCGGGTGCTTTAGCAAGTGTACTGTTGCGAAAAAAACAAGTTGATGTCTTTGTTCTGCGACCGGAAGATGATTTAGATATCACGCTTGTGTCCAATTTGGTACTTTCTCGTAACTAG
- the serS gene encoding serine--tRNA ligase, whose product MLDIKQIRENPQLVQDKLNSRSGKYDIQPILDLSQKQRELEGKRNELQARSNEIGKLVGQKVKSGVNPQDAEILALKEEGNTLKTTLSELEPQEKELKAQIQDLLLALPNLPSDSTPIGQSEDDNLEVRRWGDEYKPENPKILPHWEIGEKLGILNFERAVKIAQSRFVSLIGAGAALERALIQFMLSKHIENGYIEVSPPLLVNTDSLIGTSQLPKFAEESFKCADDDLWLIPTAEVPVTNFYRGEIINAEELPIYHCAYTPCFRREAGSYGRDMRGLIRLHQFNKVELVKLVKPEDSFEELEKLVGSAESILQALKLPYRVINLCTADLGFGATKTYDLEVWLPSSGKYREISSCSNCVDFQARRADIRFKEAGKKGTQFVHTLNGSGLAVGRTMAAILENYQQADGTIKVPEVLQVYLGREVL is encoded by the coding sequence ATGCTAGATATTAAACAAATAAGAGAAAATCCCCAACTCGTACAAGACAAGTTGAACAGTCGTAGTGGTAAATACGACATTCAGCCTATTTTAGATTTGAGCCAAAAACAACGAGAATTAGAAGGAAAACGCAACGAACTTCAAGCCCGTAGTAATGAAATTGGTAAACTGGTTGGACAAAAGGTAAAATCTGGTGTTAATCCTCAAGATGCGGAAATTCTTGCTTTAAAGGAAGAAGGAAACACCCTCAAAACCACATTAAGCGAATTAGAACCCCAGGAAAAAGAGTTAAAAGCGCAAATTCAAGATTTACTCTTAGCACTTCCTAACCTTCCTAGTGATTCTACCCCCATAGGTCAAAGTGAAGATGATAACCTAGAAGTGAGAAGATGGGGAGATGAATATAAACCGGAAAACCCGAAGATTTTACCTCATTGGGAAATTGGGGAAAAGTTGGGAATATTGAACTTTGAAAGGGCTGTAAAAATTGCCCAAAGTCGGTTTGTGAGTTTGATAGGTGCGGGTGCGGCTTTAGAAAGAGCATTAATTCAATTTATGCTTTCTAAGCATATTGAAAATGGATATATTGAAGTTAGTCCACCGTTGTTAGTAAATACTGATTCGTTAATAGGAACAAGTCAGTTACCGAAATTTGCAGAGGAAAGTTTTAAATGTGCAGATGATGATTTGTGGTTAATTCCGACTGCGGAAGTTCCGGTAACAAATTTTTATCGGGGAGAAATTATCAACGCGGAAGAATTACCAATTTATCACTGTGCATATACTCCATGTTTTCGTCGAGAAGCGGGAAGTTATGGACGGGATATGCGGGGTTTAATTCGGTTGCATCAATTCAATAAAGTGGAGTTGGTGAAGTTAGTAAAACCGGAAGATTCTTTTGAAGAATTAGAGAAGTTAGTAGGAAGTGCAGAATCAATTTTACAGGCTTTAAAGTTGCCTTATCGAGTGATTAATTTATGTACTGCTGATTTAGGTTTTGGTGCAACAAAGACTTATGATTTAGAGGTTTGGTTGCCATCTTCTGGTAAGTATCGAGAGATTTCTAGTTGTTCTAATTGTGTTGATTTTCAAGCCAGAAGGGCGGATATTCGGTTTAAGGAAGCTGGTAAGAAAGGGACGCAATTTGTACATACTTTAAATGGTTCTGGTTTAGCTGTGGGAAGGACTATGGCGGCTATTTTGGAGAACTATCAGCAAGCTGATGGAACGATTAAAGTACCGGAGGTTTTGCAGGTTTATTTGGGTAGGGAGGTTTTGTAG
- a CDS encoding DUF433 domain-containing protein, with protein MNIKKTSCTSSNPVHPDMAYATLRYQTKNDILKYSASSNLAKSNNMLTLNYPHIEKTENQPARLKRFPRIRVAQIVMDYIAYGWSVEEMCRQHPYLTQAEAHATMGYYFDHQEEIDQEIKEEWEQVQQSKNELVSSPFYSRMKTKGLL; from the coding sequence ATGAATATTAAAAAAACATCCTGTACATCCTCAAATCCTGTGCATCCTGATATGGCTTACGCCACGCTTCGCTATCAGACAAAAAATGATATACTAAAATATAGTGCTTCGAGCAACTTAGCTAAATCAAATAATATGTTAACCCTGAATTACCCGCATATTGAAAAAACCGAAAATCAACCAGCAAGATTAAAGCGTTTTCCGAGAATTAGAGTAGCACAAATTGTCATGGACTATATTGCTTATGGTTGGTCAGTAGAAGAAATGTGTCGTCAACATCCTTATTTAACCCAAGCTGAAGCTCATGCTACTATGGGTTATTACTTTGACCACCAAGAAGAAATTGACCAAGAAATTAAAGAGGAATGGGAACAAGTACAACAAAGCAAAAATGAATTAGTATCATCTCCATTTTACAGCAGAATGAAAACCAAAGGACTGCTGTAA
- a CDS encoding DUF3611 family protein, which produces MTQNSETPSSNIRAIAQIFRLAGWISFWIQLVLGVISGIIVLLFAFFSQRAGSPNNNPGTGFGVFLAVCGLVVLGVGMYLAYRYTRIGKQLDSSNPANRPRKLESVQILRLGLWVNLGGILVTLLGAQAIVGTLVARSISPQAVTTQLFDPTRIISGLDMLVVQANTNTISAHFAGLVASLFLLNRITK; this is translated from the coding sequence ATGACACAAAACTCCGAAACCCCATCCTCTAATATTCGAGCGATCGCCCAAATATTTCGACTCGCTGGTTGGATTAGTTTCTGGATTCAACTTGTACTAGGTGTAATTTCTGGGATAATAGTATTATTATTCGCATTTTTCAGTCAAAGAGCAGGTAGTCCCAACAACAATCCTGGAACTGGATTTGGCGTATTTCTGGCTGTTTGTGGGCTAGTTGTTTTAGGTGTGGGGATGTACTTAGCCTATCGTTACACCAGAATTGGCAAACAACTAGATTCCTCCAATCCTGCCAATCGTCCCCGTAAACTAGAAAGCGTGCAAATATTAAGATTGGGGCTATGGGTGAACTTAGGAGGGATTCTGGTGACACTTTTGGGAGCGCAAGCAATAGTTGGTACGCTGGTAGCTAGGTCAATATCTCCACAAGCCGTAACTACTCAATTATTTGACCCCACTCGGATTATTAGCGGTTTAGATATGCTGGTAGTTCAGGCTAATACAAATACTATTTCAGCGCATTTTGCAGGGCTTGTAGCTTCACTATTTCTGCTAAATCGCATTACCAAGTGA
- a CDS encoding GAF domain-containing sensor histidine kinase, with protein sequence MLMSASSDFIALCQEQISLLTQGLGASLSVVYLTQELVDSPTGEAQLIPVVVSPETARLKYRDQLAQGTVNKQIKFGQILALPNHRSKLLTAGLVSAPPSQESESTNTAPPNLEDEYIFSGNQIVLPLIYEGVMMGLLVTGREDRAWNEGEESEIQRIAKTIAIACILDQRRAWLQQQLHQQQVLQEQQRDLLDNLLHQFRNPLTAIRTFGKLLFKRLRPTDPNRDVATSIVRETDRLQELLLQFDQVIDLTDADLTPIPLAESQVVVEASVQKEAKPPLLLPGTGENATDCDLTDLLALLLKSAQAIAQERNLELITDLPENLPLTKANLKALREVLSNIIDNALKYTPAGGKIWIQAGQKKANFQGIAISDTGPGIPAEDLEHLGERHYRGVQAQTEIPGTGLGIAIAKQLIEQMQGEIEVFSPAFNSKITSLQHPGTTFIIWLPEVKDW encoded by the coding sequence ATGTTAATGTCTGCCAGTTCTGATTTTATTGCTCTATGCCAAGAGCAAATATCTCTATTAACCCAAGGACTGGGAGCGTCTTTGAGTGTTGTCTACTTAACGCAAGAATTAGTAGATAGCCCCACAGGTGAGGCTCAATTGATCCCTGTGGTGGTTTCCCCTGAGACAGCAAGATTAAAGTACAGAGATCAACTAGCCCAGGGGACAGTCAACAAGCAAATCAAATTTGGTCAGATTTTGGCATTACCGAATCACCGGAGCAAGTTATTGACAGCAGGACTAGTCTCTGCTCCTCCTTCCCAGGAGTCAGAAAGTACAAATACAGCCCCTCCAAATTTAGAAGATGAATATATATTTAGTGGCAATCAAATTGTTTTACCTCTGATTTATGAAGGTGTGATGATGGGGTTATTGGTAACGGGAAGGGAAGATCGAGCCTGGAATGAAGGGGAGGAAAGCGAAATTCAGCGCATAGCCAAAACTATAGCGATCGCTTGCATTTTAGATCAGCGTCGAGCTTGGTTACAGCAGCAGTTACATCAACAGCAAGTTCTTCAAGAACAACAAAGGGATTTACTGGATAATCTTTTGCATCAGTTTCGCAACCCTTTGACGGCTATCCGCACTTTTGGGAAACTCCTGTTTAAGCGACTGCGACCAACAGACCCTAACCGAGATGTAGCGACTAGTATAGTGCGGGAAACTGATCGCCTGCAAGAATTGCTGCTACAGTTTGATCAAGTGATAGACTTGACTGATGCAGATTTAACACCCATTCCCCTAGCAGAATCTCAGGTTGTTGTCGAAGCATCGGTGCAGAAAGAAGCCAAACCACCACTATTATTGCCAGGAACAGGGGAAAATGCTACTGATTGCGACTTAACAGATTTATTAGCACTATTATTAAAATCGGCTCAAGCTATTGCTCAAGAACGAAATCTGGAATTAATAACTGATCTTCCTGAAAATTTACCATTAACAAAAGCTAATCTTAAAGCATTAAGAGAAGTTTTGAGTAATATTATTGATAATGCTTTGAAATATACCCCTGCTGGTGGGAAAATTTGGATTCAAGCTGGACAGAAAAAAGCTAATTTTCAAGGCATTGCGATTAGTGATACAGGTCCGGGTATTCCAGCAGAAGATTTAGAGCATTTGGGGGAAAGACATTACCGAGGTGTACAGGCGCAAACAGAAATTCCCGGTACAGGTTTGGGAATTGCGATCGCCAAACAATTGATAGAACAAATGCAGGGAGAAATAGAAGTTTTTAGCCCCGCATTTAATTCAAAAATTACTTCACTTCAACATCCAGGAACTACCTTTATTATTTGGTTGCCTGAAGTTAAAGACTGGTAA